The region TCGATGCGACACCCGTAATCTTCACAGGTCTTGGCGACCCGTCGCAGTCGCTTCGGCGTGGTGATGTCGTAGGCGATGAGTCGAACCATGTGGTGGTGTACCTGCTCGTTGGGAATGTATTGCGGCGCGGTCTCGCCGATGCGATAGGTCGCAAGATCGTTTTGCGTCTGGATGATCTCTTCAGTCAGGATGCTCATGATGCTGGTTGTGGGACGCAGGACGCAAGAGGTTAGGGGAGGAGAAAAAAAACCTCCTCGGAACCCGACTCCAGCACGCGGATGTAGGCGCAGACCTGGTCGTCGATGACTTTGCGTAGGTCGGTGTGGGGCGCGCCCTTGGATGGGGCGAAACGGCGTGTCATCGCCTGCTCGTACATCACGAAGAAGACCTTGCGACCGGTCTCTGACAGGTAGACCCCTCCGTCATCCGAATTCACCTCGAAATCGGCATCGGGGTTGACCATGTTGTGGTTGACGAGGTTGAGCACCAGCAGATCGGCGACGGCGGGACGCAGCGGCTCCATGAGATCCAGAGCCAAGGAAGGGGTGTTGACCCTGTCGCAGTGCAGGCAGCCGATTCCGGCGTCCAGTCCATGAGCGCGGATTGCGCCTTCGACCTCCCCGAGCAAGACGGTGTACGCGAAAGAGAGCAGCGCGTTGGCGGGATCACGCGGTGGCCGCCGGTTGCGGTTTGTGA is a window of Lentisphaerota bacterium DNA encoding:
- the cas2 gene encoding CRISPR-associated endonuclease Cas2 — its product is MSILTEEIIQTQNDLATYRIGETAPQYIPNEQVHHHMVRLIAYDITTPKRLRRVAKTCEDYGCRIEKSVFECDLDEATFAIFWEQILGEIDPEEDSLIAYRVCKSCVKEIQSAGVVERPAIRLLYLF